The Flavobacterium faecale genomic sequence AGGCGTTTTACTCTCATAGAGAGCATAGAATAAAATCTGTGAAAATCTGGGGAATCTGTGTTTAACTTACAGAAGGAACTTAGAATAAAATCTGTGGAAATCTGTGAAATCTGTGTTTAACTTTTTTTTTGTCTTGGTTTGTTTTTTTTCTTGGGATAGAATTATTTAGATTTCGCCGTACATCATTCGGTCGTTGCCGTAAATGTCTTTTTTTAATGCTATGTTTTTGAAATTGTATTTTTGAAGTAATTCAGTCATTTCCTTGCCTAGGTATTGATTGATTTCGAAAAACAATTTCCCGTTTGGGTTTAGATTTTTGGTGGCGAGTTGTGCTATTTTCGAATAAAAAATCAATGCATCATTATCTGCTACAAAAAGGGCTAAATGTGGCTCGTTTTCTAAAACGTTATTTTTGATTTCGGCTTTTTCGAGATTTCGAACATAGGGGGGATTCGAAACTATAATGTCAAATTGCTGTTCTAAGTCAAGAGTTTCTAGAATGTTTTTTTCTAAAAAAGTGACCGATACAGCATTATTTTCGGCGTTTTTTCGGGCAGTTGCCAAAGCTTTAATAGACACATCGATAGCAAAAACCTCTGCATTTGGAATATTTTTGGCCAAAGCAATCGCAATGCAACCACTCCCCGTCCCAATATCCAAAATTTTGATTTTTGCTGGTTCAGTCTGCTCGGTGTCCTTTTTAATTGGCAACTTTTGACTCTGAACAATCCAATCCACCAACTCTTCGGTTTCAGGACGCGGAATCAATACATTCTCGTTCACCATAAATTCCAGTCCAAAAAAACTAGTGCAACCTAGCAAATATTGAATCGGTTTTTGCTCTTCCAACTCTCCTTCAATTTGACTCCAAACGGCTAATTCTTCTTCAGAAAATGTCAGATCAGGTTGCATAGCCAAATCAACACGCTGCAACTGACGTTTGTTTTCTAAAATTAAATAAAAAAAACTCTCCGCTTCGTCTTCGCCATAAAGCGGTGCTAGTTTTGAAATGAATTGCGAGCGATACTGTCTAATGTTCATGGTGTGATTGATATTCGAAAATGATAAATCTAAAAGCCTACAAAAGTAACAATAGTTCACCGCAAATTGTGTTTTAATCTTTAAAACTACAATTCAAAACCTTATTTTTGTACTATGAACACCAACGAAAAATACATACAACGCTGCATAGACCTGGCAAAAAACGGCTTAGGAACGACTTATCCCAACCCCATGGTGGGCTGCGTGATTGTGCACAAGAACCGCATTATTGGTGAGGGTTGGCACAAAAAAGCTGGCGAAGGTCATGCCGAGGTCAATGCTGTGAACGCTGTCATTGATAAAGCACTATTGACCGAAGCAACGATATATGTGAGCTTGGAGCCATGTAGTCATTTCGGTAAAACGCCCCCTTGCTGTGATTTGATAATAGCTCATAAGATTCCGAACGTAGTTGTTGGAACGGTCGATCCCAATAGTCAAGTCGCCGGCAGCGGTATCAAGAGATTGATCGAAGCAGGTATAAATGTGACTGTTGGCGTTCTTGAGGACGAATGTAACGAACTCAACAAACGATTTTTTACTTTTCATCAAAAGAAAAGACCGTACATTATGCTCAAATGGGCAGAAACACAAGACGGTTTTATTGCACCCGCAACACGTAAGGAACAAAAACCGGTATGGATCACTGGTACAGCTGCGCGACAGCTTGTACACAAGTGGCGTAGCGATGAGCAAGCAATCATGGTTGGCACGCAAACAGCCATTGATGACAACCCAAAATTGGATGTAAGAGACTGGACAGGACACGCTCCTACACGAGTTGTTTTGGATCGACACAACCGCATTCCATCTTCACAAAACCTATTTGATGGTAGCGTTAAAACTATTGTAATTTGCGAATCTACGACTCAAAAAAGCACAGAAAATTGTATCTTTGAGAGTATTGACTTCGAAAAAGAAATTCCGAATCAAATCATCGCGGTTTTATACAAACATCAGATTCAGTCGCTACTTATCGAAGGCGGACGCCAGTTATTGCAAACCTTTATCGATAGTGGACTCTGGGATGAAGCCCTTGTTTTTACCGGCACACCATACTTTACAAGCGGCATACCCGCACCTATACTAACCCATCATTCGGTTGTGGATCAAAAAATGATTGGTCCTGACGAATTAAAAAAATATAAATA encodes the following:
- the prmC gene encoding peptide chain release factor N(5)-glutamine methyltransferase: MNIRQYRSQFISKLAPLYGEDEAESFFYLILENKRQLQRVDLAMQPDLTFSEEELAVWSQIEGELEEQKPIQYLLGCTSFFGLEFMVNENVLIPRPETEELVDWIVQSQKLPIKKDTEQTEPAKIKILDIGTGSGCIAIALAKNIPNAEVFAIDVSIKALATARKNAENNAVSVTFLEKNILETLDLEQQFDIIVSNPPYVRNLEKAEIKNNVLENEPHLALFVADNDALIFYSKIAQLATKNLNPNGKLFFEINQYLGKEMTELLQKYNFKNIALKKDIYGNDRMMYGEI
- the ribD gene encoding bifunctional diaminohydroxyphosphoribosylaminopyrimidine deaminase/5-amino-6-(5-phosphoribosylamino)uracil reductase RibD, yielding MNTNEKYIQRCIDLAKNGLGTTYPNPMVGCVIVHKNRIIGEGWHKKAGEGHAEVNAVNAVIDKALLTEATIYVSLEPCSHFGKTPPCCDLIIAHKIPNVVVGTVDPNSQVAGSGIKRLIEAGINVTVGVLEDECNELNKRFFTFHQKKRPYIMLKWAETQDGFIAPATRKEQKPVWITGTAARQLVHKWRSDEQAIMVGTQTAIDDNPKLDVRDWTGHAPTRVVLDRHNRIPSSQNLFDGSVKTIVICESTTQKSTENCIFESIDFEKEIPNQIIAVLYKHQIQSLLIEGGRQLLQTFIDSGLWDEALVFTGTPYFTSGIPAPILTHHSVVDQKMIGPDELKKYKYHD